From a region of the Candidatus Brocadia sp. genome:
- a CDS encoding DJ-1/PfpI family protein, which yields MRNFLPGLVIAPFLLSGLFIDPIMGDSVMQSIKGKKAVMIIACNNFRDEELLQPKEVLEKNGVTVTVASSSLKESTGMLGAKVKPEILFTDIHASDYDAVIFVGGSGANEYWDNPIAHKIANDAHTAKKIVGAICIAPVTLAKAGLLKSKKATTYSSTVKEIQSAGANYTGADVERDGNIITASGPAAAQKFGETIAKALSQ from the coding sequence ATGAGAAATTTTTTACCCGGCTTGGTAATTGCACCATTTCTTTTGTCGGGCTTATTTATTGATCCGATAATGGGGGATAGTGTCATGCAATCTATAAAAGGGAAAAAAGCTGTAATGATTATTGCCTGTAATAATTTCAGAGATGAGGAGTTGTTGCAACCCAAGGAGGTTTTAGAAAAAAACGGTGTAACCGTTACCGTAGCTTCTTCTTCATTAAAAGAGTCTACGGGTATGCTTGGGGCGAAGGTAAAACCCGAAATCCTGTTCACCGATATCCACGCGTCAGATTATGACGCAGTTATATTTGTCGGTGGCTCCGGTGCTAATGAATATTGGGATAACCCTATTGCCCACAAGATCGCTAATGATGCACATACTGCAAAAAAGATTGTCGGCGCTATCTGTATTGCACCGGTAACCCTTGCAAAGGCAGGCTTGCTAAAAAGCAAAAAGGCAACCACCTATTCTTCGACGGTAAAAGAGATACAATCCGCTGGCGCAAACTATACTGGCGCCGATGTAGAAAGGGATGGAAATATTATTACCGCCAGCGGTCCGGCCGCTGCGCAAAAATTTGGAGAGACTATTGCCAAAGCGCTCAGCCAATAG
- the cmk gene encoding (d)CMP kinase — protein MIIAIDGPAGSGKSTIARMLARRLGFNYLDTGAMYRALTWKALQDGADLTDANALCQLMDQTAIEFRGKNDGMQIWVDGVNVTEKIRAPSVTNNVHYISNASSVRHRMVKLQQMFASGGNVIAEGRDMGTVVFPHADKKFFLDAEIEERARRRHDEMRLPDGEISYADVMKDIEIRDKRDTTRDNSPLRKSDDAIYLNTTKMSIEEVVARIFEELEPVVKKLDVYKE, from the coding sequence TTGATAATAGCGATTGATGGTCCCGCTGGTTCCGGGAAAAGCACCATCGCCAGGATGCTGGCAAGGCGGCTGGGCTTTAACTATCTCGATACGGGAGCTATGTATCGGGCGCTTACGTGGAAGGCGTTACAGGACGGAGCAGACTTAACAGATGCAAACGCCTTATGCCAGCTGATGGACCAAACCGCCATCGAATTTCGGGGTAAGAACGATGGTATGCAAATATGGGTTGATGGGGTTAATGTAACGGAAAAAATCCGCGCACCCTCTGTAACCAACAACGTTCATTATATATCGAACGCATCCAGTGTCCGGCACCGTATGGTAAAACTCCAGCAAATGTTTGCGTCCGGAGGGAATGTCATTGCAGAAGGGAGGGATATGGGTACCGTTGTCTTTCCGCATGCAGACAAGAAATTTTTTTTAGATGCTGAAATTGAGGAGCGTGCCCGGAGGCGGCATGACGAGATGCGTCTGCCGGATGGCGAAATTTCGTATGCCGATGTGATGAAAGATATAGAAATACGTGACAAGCGGGATACGACGAGGGATAACTCTCCCCTCAGAAAGAGTGATGATGCAATTTACCTGAATACTACAAAAATGTCGATTGAAGAAGTGGTCGCTCGGATATTCGAAGAACTTGAGCCAGTGGTCAAAAAACTGGACGTTTATAAAGAGTGA
- a CDS encoding MTH1187 family thiamine-binding protein: MIAEISVVPIGKEIDLASHVAHVVKIIDASGLDYKLHAMGTVVEGESDQVFDLIRKCHNKMLESSERVYTTIKIDERKDKKAKMIEHKVLAVEKELGKSLRK, translated from the coding sequence ATGATTGCTGAGATTAGTGTGGTTCCCATCGGGAAGGAAATTGATTTGGCAAGCCATGTTGCTCATGTTGTCAAAATTATTGATGCAAGTGGATTGGATTACAAGCTCCATGCCATGGGCACAGTTGTCGAAGGAGAAAGCGATCAGGTATTTGACCTGATCAGGAAATGCCATAATAAGATGCTGGAGTCGTCAGAAAGGGTGTACACCACCATTAAGATAGATGAGAGGAAGGACAAGAAGGCAAAGATGATTGAACATAAGGTACTGGCCGTGGAGAAGGAACTTGGCAAAAGTTTAAGGAAATAA
- a CDS encoding sigma-70 family RNA polymerase sigma factor produces MSSEEEKNVTKRVVEGDGEAREKLIRSNLRLVVSIAKEYINRGLSFLDLIEEGNLGLIRAVQGFDPSTGYKFSTYATWWIKQAVRRALTDKARMIRIPSYMLEKISRLKTTSNHLLDSLERPPSYNEIAEEMDITAKKVELIEHATRSTMSLDGEGFTGSDLIWALSNVLPDERTLPPEDEVEERYERESLEKFLEIIDKREATVIKLRYGLVDGDPKTLEEIGALLHISRERVRQIEKETIQKLHYILTKEK; encoded by the coding sequence TTGTCTTCGGAAGAAGAAAAAAATGTAACAAAAAGAGTGGTCGAGGGAGATGGAGAAGCGCGGGAAAAACTGATACGTTCCAATTTGCGACTGGTTGTTAGCATTGCCAAGGAGTACATTAACCGGGGGCTTTCCTTCTTGGATCTGATTGAAGAAGGAAATCTTGGGTTGATTCGTGCAGTTCAGGGATTCGATCCTTCGACGGGATACAAATTCAGTACGTATGCAACGTGGTGGATTAAGCAGGCAGTCCGCAGGGCTTTGACCGATAAGGCAAGGATGATTCGTATACCCTCGTATATGCTCGAAAAAATATCACGACTCAAAACCACTTCGAATCATTTGCTCGACAGCTTGGAGAGGCCTCCAAGCTACAACGAAATTGCAGAAGAGATGGATATTACTGCAAAAAAGGTTGAATTGATTGAGCACGCAACGCGCTCCACGATGTCTCTCGACGGAGAAGGGTTTACCGGTTCAGATCTCATCTGGGCACTGAGTAATGTTTTGCCTGATGAGAGGACGCTTCCGCCTGAGGATGAGGTGGAGGAAAGGTATGAAAGAGAAAGCTTGGAAAAGTTTCTTGAGATTATTGACAAACGGGAGGCCACGGTAATAAAATTGCGATACGGGTTGGTGGACGGTGACCCAAAGACCTTGGAAGAAATCGGTGCGTTATTGCATATAAGCCGTGAACGAGTCAGGCAAATCGAGAAGGAAACGATCCAAAAATTACATTATATCTTGACAAAAGAAAAATAA
- a CDS encoding NTPase codes for MKRHILLTGKPGIGKTSVIKKILPLVGMDAGGFFTEEIRVMDRRVGFRIVTLDGRDGILAHVECNSNYKVGKYRVDLDSFEKIAIPALEDAMRCKSVVVVDEIGTMELFSQKFRELLEKILNSDKALLCTIKESGDTFTEEIKKRKDVTLITINYKNREPLPEKVLKMLKQ; via the coding sequence ATGAAAAGGCACATTTTATTAACTGGTAAACCCGGTATAGGAAAGACGTCGGTAATCAAAAAGATACTCCCGCTGGTGGGAATGGACGCAGGAGGCTTTTTTACTGAGGAAATTCGTGTAATGGACAGACGTGTGGGCTTTAGGATCGTTACGCTGGATGGAAGAGACGGCATTCTGGCGCATGTTGAGTGCAACAGCAATTATAAAGTCGGTAAATATCGGGTCGACCTCGATTCCTTTGAAAAAATTGCTATACCAGCGCTGGAAGATGCTATGAGATGCAAGTCAGTTGTCGTAGTCGACGAAATTGGAACGATGGAACTCTTTTCACAAAAATTCAGAGAATTGCTGGAAAAAATCCTCAACAGTGATAAAGCCCTTCTTTGTACGATAAAAGAAAGCGGGGATACCTTTACCGAAGAAATTAAAAAACGCAAGGACGTTACGCTCATAACGATAAATTATAAAAACAGAGAGCCCTTGCCGGAAAAGGTATTAAAGATGTTGAAACAATGA
- a CDS encoding RluA family pseudouridine synthase, translating to MKPVPYRHRPKGLTILYEDRDIIVVDKSAGLLTVKATYEKEKTAHHILTNYVRKGSFKSTKQLFVVHRLDRDTSGVLLFAKSAEAKENLKLQWKAVRKKYVAVVHGILIEKSGTITSYLTENDDYEVFSVQSSRKGELAKTRYKVLREAKRFSLLEIELLTGKKNQIRVHFAEKGHPLVGDDKYGKKDAPKSRLALHSQYITFRHPHSGKELTFEAEVPGFFKSFFDA from the coding sequence ATGAAGCCGGTACCGTACCGACATAGACCCAAGGGTTTAACGATTCTCTACGAAGACCGTGATATTATTGTTGTTGACAAGAGCGCTGGTTTGTTGACGGTGAAAGCAACCTATGAAAAAGAAAAAACAGCCCATCACATTTTGACCAACTATGTGCGTAAGGGCAGTTTTAAATCAACAAAACAACTTTTTGTTGTGCATCGGCTGGACCGCGATACCTCCGGCGTTCTCTTGTTTGCCAAGAGTGCTGAGGCCAAAGAGAATCTTAAACTGCAATGGAAAGCCGTCAGGAAAAAATATGTGGCCGTGGTTCATGGGATATTAATTGAAAAAAGCGGGACAATCACCTCATATTTGACTGAAAATGATGATTATGAAGTTTTTTCAGTCCAGAGTTCGAGGAAGGGGGAATTGGCAAAAACCCGTTACAAAGTGTTAAGAGAAGCAAAAAGGTTTAGTTTGCTTGAAATTGAATTATTAACGGGCAAAAAAAACCAGATACGGGTACATTTTGCTGAGAAGGGACACCCTCTTGTTGGTGACGATAAATATGGTAAAAAAGACGCACCCAAGAGTCGTCTTGCCCTTCACTCACAGTACATCACGTTTCGGCATCCACACAGCGGCAAAGAACTAACTTTTGAAGCCGAGGTGCCTGGTTTCTTTAAAAGCTTTTTTGATGCCTGA
- a CDS encoding 30S ribosomal protein S1, protein MDRDILKEYNVNLADIEREVEAIVGSEDTKKKIESTYYDSIQNFEVGSVLKGRILSALGDNIVIDCGYKSEGMIPKLEFDDPSEIKIGEDVEVLLEAVEDDSGLIKLSKRKADRIRGWERVIAKYKEGDIITGRVTRKIKGGLLVDMGVPIFLPASQIDVKPPGDISQYIGQEVTCRILKIDETRQNIVVSRRKLIEEDRDKKKQGLLSEIAIGQIRKGVVKNIADFGAFIDLGGLDGLLHITDMSWGRISHPSEVLAIDDEVEVMILDIDKEKEKVALGLKQKSPNPWLLIEEKYPVGSKVKGQVVNIMSYGAFVKLETGIEGLVHISEMSWTRRINHPSEMVAIGDMVEVVVLKIDKEKEEISLSMKQTEVNPWTVIEEKYPAGTRIKGRVRNLTNYGAFIEIEEGVDGLLHISDMSWAKKVGHPSEIVKKGDKIEAVVLSVDREKKRVALGLKQLSDDPWVKEIPEKFKVGDVVSGKVTKLTNFGAFLELGKGIEGLLHISELSNEKVNNPADVVNIGDDLEVRVIRIEPEARKIGLSLKKMIDAEGKSAASLSNEDSQKQINGGTVIREGQDSDAASVS, encoded by the coding sequence ATGGATCGGGATATTTTAAAAGAGTACAATGTAAATTTAGCCGATATTGAGCGTGAGGTTGAAGCTATCGTTGGAAGCGAGGATACCAAAAAAAAGATAGAATCTACCTACTATGATTCTATTCAGAATTTTGAGGTAGGCTCGGTTCTTAAGGGGCGTATTCTTAGTGCTCTTGGTGATAACATTGTCATAGACTGCGGATATAAATCCGAAGGTATGATACCCAAGCTTGAATTCGATGATCCTTCCGAGATAAAAATAGGTGAAGATGTTGAGGTCCTGTTGGAAGCAGTAGAGGACGATTCAGGACTTATTAAATTATCGAAGCGGAAAGCAGACCGCATTCGTGGCTGGGAAAGGGTTATTGCAAAATATAAAGAGGGCGATATCATCACTGGTCGGGTGACGAGAAAAATTAAAGGAGGCCTGCTCGTCGATATGGGGGTGCCAATATTTTTGCCTGCTTCCCAGATTGACGTAAAGCCGCCAGGCGATATTTCTCAATATATTGGACAGGAAGTCACCTGCCGAATACTAAAAATCGATGAGACTCGGCAAAATATTGTTGTTTCCAGAAGAAAGCTTATTGAGGAAGACCGCGACAAAAAGAAACAAGGCCTGCTGTCGGAAATTGCTATCGGGCAGATCAGGAAAGGCGTGGTGAAAAATATCGCCGACTTTGGTGCATTCATTGATTTGGGTGGTCTGGATGGACTTCTTCACATTACGGATATGAGTTGGGGAAGAATAAGCCATCCATCGGAAGTGCTTGCTATTGATGATGAGGTTGAGGTAATGATACTTGACATCGACAAGGAAAAGGAAAAGGTCGCTCTTGGGTTAAAACAAAAGTCACCAAACCCGTGGTTACTCATCGAGGAAAAATACCCCGTTGGCTCCAAGGTAAAGGGCCAAGTCGTCAATATTATGTCGTATGGTGCATTTGTAAAACTGGAAACAGGTATCGAAGGTCTTGTGCATATTTCGGAGATGTCCTGGACCCGTCGCATTAACCACCCATCAGAAATGGTGGCGATCGGAGACATGGTAGAAGTTGTCGTTCTCAAAATTGATAAGGAAAAAGAAGAAATCTCACTCAGTATGAAACAGACGGAAGTTAATCCGTGGACGGTTATTGAAGAAAAATATCCCGCAGGAACAAGAATCAAGGGACGCGTCCGGAACCTGACCAATTATGGCGCTTTCATTGAGATCGAAGAAGGGGTGGACGGCTTGCTCCATATTTCTGACATGTCGTGGGCAAAGAAGGTTGGACATCCTTCAGAAATTGTTAAAAAGGGAGATAAAATTGAAGCCGTGGTGCTTTCTGTTGACCGGGAAAAAAAGAGAGTTGCCTTGGGTCTCAAACAACTCTCCGATGATCCATGGGTAAAAGAGATTCCTGAAAAATTTAAAGTAGGCGATGTCGTCTCCGGCAAGGTCACGAAATTGACCAACTTTGGCGCATTTCTTGAGCTTGGGAAAGGGATTGAAGGGCTGTTGCATATCTCGGAATTATCCAATGAAAAGGTGAATAATCCCGCGGATGTTGTCAATATTGGTGATGATCTGGAAGTAAGAGTTATTCGCATTGAACCGGAGGCAAGAAAGATCGGGTTGAGCCTGAAAAAAATGATTGATGCAGAAGGGAAAAGTGCTGCGTCGTTGTCAAATGAAGATTCTCAAAAGCAGATAAACGGTGGTACTGTGATTCGTGAAGGACAGGATTCTGACGCTGCAAGCGTATCGTGA
- a CDS encoding adenine phosphoribosyltransferase — protein sequence MNELKNLVRDVPDFPKKGIIFKDIMPLLQNPKGLRKAVEIISGHYKNEKVDIVVGAEARGFILAPTIAFALGAGFTPIRKPGKLPYEKISMSYALEYGTDVLEIHKDGISKGQQVLMVDDLLATGGTMSACCKLVESLGGRIVGCAFLVELSFLDGKKNLTPYDIFSVIKY from the coding sequence ATGAATGAATTAAAAAATTTAGTGCGTGATGTACCAGATTTCCCTAAAAAGGGTATTATCTTTAAAGATATTATGCCTCTTTTGCAAAATCCGAAAGGATTAAGAAAGGCCGTTGAAATCATTTCTGGCCATTATAAAAATGAGAAAGTTGACATTGTTGTTGGCGCCGAAGCGCGGGGTTTTATTCTGGCGCCTACGATTGCTTTTGCGCTGGGAGCTGGATTTACCCCTATCAGAAAGCCCGGTAAACTTCCTTACGAAAAGATCAGCATGAGCTATGCCCTCGAATATGGTACTGATGTGCTCGAAATACACAAGGATGGAATCAGCAAGGGACAGCAGGTGCTCATGGTAGATGATTTATTAGCTACCGGCGGAACTATGTCCGCATGCTGCAAGCTGGTTGAATCGCTTGGTGGGAGAATCGTAGGCTGTGCCTTTCTGGTTGAACTATCATTTCTTGATGGCAAAAAAAACCTCACACCCTACGATATCTTTTCTGTCATAAAATACTAA